In Onychostoma macrolepis isolate SWU-2019 chromosome 14, ASM1243209v1, whole genome shotgun sequence, a single window of DNA contains:
- the syce3 gene encoding synaptonemal complex central element protein 3, translating into MSDDISSVQSCEDFSRERLQLNQHLEKMTEQMENVSVKLSWMAYDMVVLRTSPDLAESLKSLENKFLKCKAVICGPTDGQDKNSHPAAEEPNIPQEKNGV; encoded by the exons ATGTCTGACGATATTTCGAGTGTCCAATCATGTGAGGACTTCAGTCGCGAGAGATTACAACTGAATCAACATTTAGAGAAGATGACTGAACAAATGGAGAATGTTTCAG TGAAGTTGTCTTGGATGGCCTATGATATGGTTGTGCTCCGAACCAGTCCAGATCTTGCTGAATCCCTCAAGAGCCTGGAGAATAAGTTCCTCAAGTGCAAAGCTGTCATTTGTGGTCCCACAGATGGACAAGATAAAAATTCTCATCCTGCTGCTGAAGAACCTAATATTCCCCAAGAAAAAA ATGGAGTCTGA
- the wnt8a gene encoding protein Wnt-8a ORF1 isoform X1, translated as MDHLCSKCLCLASPQEGSIEESGVAHAAMNPCQLFASLVMSMCCHILSTTAWSVNNFLMTGPKAYLTYTSSVQAGAQSGIEECKHQFAWDRWNCPESALQLSTHNGLRSATRETAFVHAISAAGVMYTLTKNCSMGDFDNCGCDDSKIGKMGGRGWVWGGCSDNVDFGERIAKQFVDALENGHDSRAAVNLHNNEAGRLAVKATLKRTCKCHGVSGSCSIQTCWMQLADFREIGTYLKIKHDQAQKLEMDKIRMRAGNSADNRGAIADTFSTVARTELIYMEDSPDYCVKNLSLGLHGTEGRECLQSGKNLSQWEKRSCRRLCHECGLKVEERRIETVSSCNCKFHWCCTVKCETCTQTVTKYFCAKRHKNRRPHNNSRRRQHARNR; from the exons ATGGATCATCTGTGCAGCAAG TGTTTGTGCCTTGCATCTCCACAAGAAGGGAGCATTGAAGAATCAGGGGTCGCTCACGCAGCAATGAACCCTTGCCAGCTTTTTGCATCGTTGGTGATGTCTATGTGCTGTCACATATTGTCGACAACAGCATG GTCGGTGAATAACTTCCTGATGACAGGACCAAAG GCTTACCTTACATACACCAGCAGTGTGCAGGCTGGGGCACAGAGTGGTATTGAAGAGTGTAAACATCAGTTCGCATGGGACAGGTGGAACTGTCCGGAAAGCGCACTGCAGTTATCTACACATAACGGTCTGCGAAGTG cCACCAGAGAGACCGCTTTTGTGCATGCCATAAGTGCTGCTGGAGTTATGTACACTTTGACAAAGAACTGTAGCATGGGGGACTTCGATAACTGTGGCTGTGACGACTCCAAGATAGGAAAAATgg GTGGTCGCGGTTGGGTTTGGGGAGGCTGCAGTGACAATGTTGACTTTGGAGAAAGAATCGCTAAACAATTTGTGGACGCGCTGGAAAATGGTCACGACTCTCGCGCTGCAGTCAACCTGCACAACAACGAAGCTGGTCGACTT GCTGTCAAAGCAACTCTCAAAAGGACCTGTAAGTGTCATGGCGTGTCTGGAAGCTGCAGTATTCAGACATGTTGGATGCAGCTGGCTGATTTCAGAGAAATCGGTACCTATCTGAAAATCAAACACGATCAAGCACAGAAGCTGGAGATGGACAAAATTCGGATGAGGGCTGGTAACAGCGCGGACAATCGCGGCGCAATCGCGGACACGTTCAGCACCGTTGCGCGCACAGAGCTCATTTATATGGAAGATTCTCCAGATTACTGCGTGAAAAACCTCAGCCTGGGACTACATGGAACAGAAGGCAGGGAATGCCTACAAAGCGGAAAGAATCTTTCTCAGTGGGAGAAGAGAAGCTGCAGGCGGCTCTGCCACGAATGTGGTCTTAAAGTTGAAGAGAGGAGGATAGAGACTGTGAGCAGCTGTAATTGTAAATTTCACTGGTGTTGCACAGTCAAATGCGAAACATGCACTCAGACTGTGACCAAGTATTTTTGCGCAAAAAGGCACAAAAACCGTCGGCCGCACAACAATTCACGAAGAAGACAGCATGCGCGTAATAGATGA
- the LOC131553298 gene encoding protein Wnt-8a ORF2 translates to MKAHHFLETVHCLLYRCGSKLMAYFFLWVFLFFICEKALPGHTWKMNNLLMTGPKAYLTYASSVQVGAQSGIRECKHQFAWDRWNCPDSALQLSTHKGFRSATSETSFVHAISAAGVMYTLTRNCSLGDLDDCGCDSSRNGKLGGRGWLWGGCSDNVDFGERISKQYVDALETGQDSRAAVNLHNNEAGRLAVKATLKRICRCHGMSESCTMQTCWMQLSDFREIGNYLKVKHDQAQKLEMDKRRMRAGNSADNRVAIADAFGSIARSELIYLEDSPDYCAKNLSLGLPGTEGRECVQHGESLTQWERRSCRRLCHECGLRVEERRTEIVSSCNCKFHWCCTVKCENCSQVTVKHVCARRHGGQGHQKRRHRGPK, encoded by the exons ATGAAGGCACATCACTTTCTCGAAACAGTACATTGCTTGCTTTATCGCTGTGGATCTAAACTAATGGCTTATTTCTTCCTTTgggtttttttattctttatttgcgaGAAGGCTCTCCCTGGGCACACATG GAAAATGAACAATTTGCTGATGACTGGACCAAAG GCTTATCTTACCTATGCAAGTAGTGTGCAGGTGGGTGCGCAAAGCGGAATACGTGAGTGCAAACATCAGTTTGCTTGGGACAGGTGGAACTGCCCAGACAGCGCGCTGCAACTTTCTACTCACAAAGGCTTCAGAAGTG CAACAAGTGAGACGTCATTTGTCCACGCAATAAGCGCAGCTGGCGTTATGTACACTTTAACTAGAAACTGCAGTCTTGGAGATCTGGACGACTGCGGATGTGACAGTTCGAGAAACGGCAAACTCG GGGGTCGTGGTTGGCTTTGGGGAGGATGTAGCGACAATGTGGATTTTGGCGAGAGAATTTCTAAACAATACGTGGATGCGCTTGAGACTGGACAAGACTCTCGAGCTGCAGTTAATCTTCATAATAATGAAGCTGGACGTTTG GCTGTAAAGGCTACTCTGAAGAGGATCTGTAGGTGCCATGGCATGTCAGAAAGTTGCACAATGCAAACGTGCTGGATGCAGCTTTCTGATTTCCGTGAGATTGGCAATTACCTTAAAGTGAAGCACGACCAGGCCCAGAAACTCGAAATGGACAAGAGACGAATGCGCGCGGGCAACAGCGCAGACAACCGGGTGGCCATTGCAGACGCTTTCGGCTCCATCGCGCGGTCTGAGCTCATATATCTGGAGGATTCGCCGGATTATTGTGCCAAGAACCTGAGCCTCGGGCTTCCTGGTACGGAGGGTCGGGAGTGCGTGCAACATGGGGAAAGTCTCACTCAGTGGGAAAGGAGAAGCTGCCGCAGGCTGTGCCATGAGTGCGGTCTGCGGGTGGAAGAGAGGCGCACAGAGATAGTGAGTAGCTGCAATTGTAAATTCCACTGGTGCTGCACAGTAAAGTGCGAGAACTGCTCTCAGGTCACTGTCAAACACGTTTGCGCACGGAGACACGGAGGCCAAGGACACCAAAAACGCAGACATCGAGGACCAAAATAA
- the wnt8a gene encoding protein Wnt-8a ORF1 isoform X2 has protein sequence MNPCQLFASLVMSMCCHILSTTAWSVNNFLMTGPKAYLTYTSSVQAGAQSGIEECKHQFAWDRWNCPESALQLSTHNGLRSATRETAFVHAISAAGVMYTLTKNCSMGDFDNCGCDDSKIGKMGGRGWVWGGCSDNVDFGERIAKQFVDALENGHDSRAAVNLHNNEAGRLAVKATLKRTCKCHGVSGSCSIQTCWMQLADFREIGTYLKIKHDQAQKLEMDKIRMRAGNSADNRGAIADTFSTVARTELIYMEDSPDYCVKNLSLGLHGTEGRECLQSGKNLSQWEKRSCRRLCHECGLKVEERRIETVSSCNCKFHWCCTVKCETCTQTVTKYFCAKRHKNRRPHNNSRRRQHARNR, from the exons ATGAACCCTTGCCAGCTTTTTGCATCGTTGGTGATGTCTATGTGCTGTCACATATTGTCGACAACAGCATG GTCGGTGAATAACTTCCTGATGACAGGACCAAAG GCTTACCTTACATACACCAGCAGTGTGCAGGCTGGGGCACAGAGTGGTATTGAAGAGTGTAAACATCAGTTCGCATGGGACAGGTGGAACTGTCCGGAAAGCGCACTGCAGTTATCTACACATAACGGTCTGCGAAGTG cCACCAGAGAGACCGCTTTTGTGCATGCCATAAGTGCTGCTGGAGTTATGTACACTTTGACAAAGAACTGTAGCATGGGGGACTTCGATAACTGTGGCTGTGACGACTCCAAGATAGGAAAAATgg GTGGTCGCGGTTGGGTTTGGGGAGGCTGCAGTGACAATGTTGACTTTGGAGAAAGAATCGCTAAACAATTTGTGGACGCGCTGGAAAATGGTCACGACTCTCGCGCTGCAGTCAACCTGCACAACAACGAAGCTGGTCGACTT GCTGTCAAAGCAACTCTCAAAAGGACCTGTAAGTGTCATGGCGTGTCTGGAAGCTGCAGTATTCAGACATGTTGGATGCAGCTGGCTGATTTCAGAGAAATCGGTACCTATCTGAAAATCAAACACGATCAAGCACAGAAGCTGGAGATGGACAAAATTCGGATGAGGGCTGGTAACAGCGCGGACAATCGCGGCGCAATCGCGGACACGTTCAGCACCGTTGCGCGCACAGAGCTCATTTATATGGAAGATTCTCCAGATTACTGCGTGAAAAACCTCAGCCTGGGACTACATGGAACAGAAGGCAGGGAATGCCTACAAAGCGGAAAGAATCTTTCTCAGTGGGAGAAGAGAAGCTGCAGGCGGCTCTGCCACGAATGTGGTCTTAAAGTTGAAGAGAGGAGGATAGAGACTGTGAGCAGCTGTAATTGTAAATTTCACTGGTGTTGCACAGTCAAATGCGAAACATGCACTCAGACTGTGACCAAGTATTTTTGCGCAAAAAGGCACAAAAACCGTCGGCCGCACAACAATTCACGAAGAAGACAGCATGCGCGTAATAGATGA
- the lcp2b gene encoding lymphocyte cytosolic protein 2 yields the protein MSFESVPSRSEVMGWNSGNLVDYLKKMKLLGCDRVVKKSNMSGARFLNMTDKDLKKFPAAHIPFITKICRDINQNNKQKKSLFHRSDHRMPPNQEPNPGGWDSDEFDQEGSDNDYEEPDNSNECEDNYICAASCDIEDDENADDDYETPPSETPSELPTHFRVAKPLGDGDYIDSGPRGSARPPQDYKSASLPRGLLNTSKPPSRPDPSPHRPFILPNQCKPAVPMVDRSKKPGSSTPSKKAINQNTLQMASKSATLPTQRFNIQQRDELPPPPVEVMGQDMDPRWYVGQMSRAEAEVSLRQMNRDGTFLVRDSSKGCTEQPYTLMVLHQQKVYNIQIRFLGNSDGYSLGTGLNGIENFSSVMDMVTHHMKTPLILIDGMERGAGLHRQCCLMHPAGF from the exons ATGAGTTTTGAAAGTGTACCGTCCAGGTCAGAAGTGATGGGCTGGAACTCTGGAAACTTGGTTGATTATCTCAAAAAA atgAAACTGTTGGGGTGTGATAGAGTGGTGAAGAAAAGCAATATGAGTGGTGCAAGATTCTTG AACATGACTGATAAGGACCTTAAGAAGTTCCCTGCAGCACATATACC ATTTATCACAAAGATCTGCAGAGATATTAATCAgaataacaaacaaaagaagAGTCTGTTTCATAG ATCAGATCATCGGATGCCTCCAAACCAAG aaccTAATCCAGGAGGTTGGGATTCTGATGAATTT GACCAAGAAGGAAGTGACAACGACTATGAGGAGCCAGATAATAGTAATGAGTGTGAAGACAATTACATATGCGCAGCATCATGCGATATTGAGGATGATGAGAATGCTGATGATGACTATGAAACACCTCCTAGTGAAACACCTTCTGAATTACCGACTCACTTTCGTGTTGCCAAGCCTCTTGGTGACGGCGATTATATAG ACAGCGGCCCACGTGGTTCTGCAAGACCACCTCAGGACTACAAGTCAGCATCTCTTCCCAGAGGGCTTTTGAAT ACATCTAAGCCTCCATCACGACCGGATCCCTCTCCACACAGGCCTTTCATTCTCCCCAATCAAT GCAAACCTGCTGTGCCAATGGTAGATCGGAGTAAGAAACCTGGCTCATCTACTCCGTCAAAAAAAG CAATAAACCAAAACACCTTACAAATGGCTTCAAAATCAGCAACTTTACCCACACAAAG ATTTAATATCCAACAGAGGGATGAGCTCCCTCCTCCACCTGTAGAAGTGATGGGGCAG GACATGGATCCACGGTGGTATGTCGGCCAAATGTCACGAGCAGAGGCCGAAGTCTCACTCAGACAAATGAATAGA GATGGCACTTTCTTGGTGAGAGACAGTTCAAAGGGCTGCACAGAGCAGCCATACACACTCATGGTTCTGCACCAGCAAAAAGTGTACAACATCCAGATCCGTTTCCTTGGAAACAGCGATGGATATTCCCTGGGCACAGGCCTAAATGGTATTGAG AATTTCTCCAGTGTCATGGACATGGTCACACACCATATGAAGACCCCACTGATTCTGATAGATGGAATGGAGCGTGGAGCCGGACTTCATCGGCAGTGCTGCCTCATGCACCCGGCAGGTTTCTGA